Proteins found in one Rhinolophus ferrumequinum isolate MPI-CBG mRhiFer1 chromosome 9, mRhiFer1_v1.p, whole genome shotgun sequence genomic segment:
- the AUNIP gene encoding aurora kinase A and ninein-interacting protein isoform X1, translated as MRRRDPEEEACGVWLDAAALKRRKVQTQLIKSSTKMLTLFPGERKAKISFPQRTPPAGVRQTSIVSFFTLQPGKTNGDQRSVSSRIQSQTNRESKKDAIQLDHLIQGWGDDCVAPPLATSTPADIREAGLSPPSLQASGHHRVGSPFLTGMPLLNQPDTLVCAGESQDSLACSFTQDLESSCLLDQKEGEKDSSQKRKWLHGSKKNNCQGMERRGKPPGGRGHQPLDKTKLEKVSAKENRQSPILFQTYRDPWSGENTEAVKQSSCAVPVFSWDSEKNDRDSWSQLFTEDSQGQRVIAHTSRAPFRDVTNSRNQGFEQFPSSPWAQFQDRPSQLNLQPDVLFTADSEGNQVIRHQV; from the exons ATGAGGCGCCGAGACCCCGAGGAGGAGGCCTGCGGCGTGTGGCTGGACGCGGCGGCGCTGAAGAGGAGGAAAGTGCAG ACACAGTTAATCAAGTCAAGCACCAAAATGCTAACACTCTTTCCTGGAGAGAGAAAGGCTAAGATCTCTTTCCCTCAAAGAACTCCACCTGCGGGCGTTCGGCAGACCAGCATTGTTTCCTTCTTCACTTTGCAGCCAG GAAAGACAAATGGTGATCAGAGGAGTGTTTCATCTCGTATACAAAGTCAGACCAACAGAGAGTCTAAGAAAGATGCAATCCAGCTAGACCATCTGATCCAGGGCTGGGGGGATGATTGCGTGGCACCCCCTTTAGCCACCTCAACCCCTGCAGACATCCGGGAAGCTGGGCTTTCTCCTCCGTCCCTCCAGGCTTCTGGCCACCACAGAGTGGGATCCCCATTCTTGACTGGGATGCCTTTGTTAAACCAGCCTGACACCTTAGTCTGTGCTGGAGAGAGTCAAGACTCACTGGCTTGTTCCTTTACCCAGGACTTGGAAAGTTCTTGCTTGCTGGAccaaaaggagggagaaaaggattcttcccagaagaggaaatggCTTCATGGATCTAAGAAAAATAACTGTCAGGGTATGGAGAGACGTGGTAAACCACCTGGGGGCAGGGGCCATCAGCCCTTGGACAAGACTAAACTGGAAAAGGTGTCTGCCAAAGAAAATAGGCAGTCCCCTATCCTTTTTCAAACATACAGGGATCCCTGGAGCGGAGAAAACACAGAAGCAGTGAAACAAAGCTCCTGTGCTGTTCCTGTCTTTTCCTGGGACAGTGAAAAGAATGACAGGGACTCCTGGAGTCAGCTTTTCACTGAGGATTCTCAGGGCCAGCGCGTCATTGCCCACACCTCTAGAGCTCCTTTCAGAGATGTAACTAACAGTCGGAATCAGGGCTTCGAGCAGTTTCCTAGCAGCCCTTGGGCTCAGTTCCAGGATAGGCCCAGTCAGTTAAACCTGCAGCCTGATGTGCTCTTTACCGCGGACTCTGAAGGTAATCAAGTTATCAGGCACCAAGTCTAA
- the AUNIP gene encoding aurora kinase A and ninein-interacting protein isoform X2 has product MRRRDPEEEACGVWLDAAALKRRKVQTQLIKSSTKMLTLFPGERKAKISFPQRTPPAGVRQTSIVSFFTLQPGLGKFLLAGPKGGRKGFFPEEEMASWI; this is encoded by the exons ATGAGGCGCCGAGACCCCGAGGAGGAGGCCTGCGGCGTGTGGCTGGACGCGGCGGCGCTGAAGAGGAGGAAAGTGCAG ACACAGTTAATCAAGTCAAGCACCAAAATGCTAACACTCTTTCCTGGAGAGAGAAAGGCTAAGATCTCTTTCCCTCAAAGAACTCCACCTGCGGGCGTTCGGCAGACCAGCATTGTTTCCTTCTTCACTTTGCAGCCAG GACTTGGAAAGTTCTTGCTTGCTGGAccaaaaggagggagaaaaggattcttcccagaagaggaaatggCTTCATGGATCTAA
- the PAQR7 gene encoding membrane progestin receptor alpha: protein MATMVAQKLSHLLPSLRQFHQEPQPSVQPEPVFTVDRAEVPPLFWKPYIYVGYRPLHQTWRFYFRTLFQQHNEVVNVWTHLLAALVLLLRLAIFVGTVDFRGDPHALPLFIIVLASFTYLSLSALAHLLQAKSEFWHYSFFFLDYVGVAVYQFGSALAHFYYAIEPAWHAQVQTIFLPMAAFLAWLSCTGSCYSKYIQRPGLLGRTCQEVPSALAYALDISPVAHRILVSPSPTLDDPALLYHKCQVVFFLLAAAFFSAFMPERWFPGSCHMFGQGHQVFHVFLVLCTLAQLEAVALDYEARRPIYEPLHTRWPHDFAGLFLLTVGSSVLTAFLLSQLVQRKLNRKTQ, encoded by the coding sequence ATGGCCACCATGGTGGCCCAGAAGCTCAGCCACCTTCTGCCCAGTTTGCGGCAGTTCCACCAGGAGCCTCAGCCATCCGTGCAGCCAGAGCCTGTCTTCACGGTAGACCGAGCCGAGGTGCCACCCCTCTTCTGGAAACCATACATCTATGTGGGCTACCGGCCACTGCATCAGACCTGGCGCTTCTACTTCCGCACGCTGTTCCAGCAGCACAACGAGGTGGTGAATGTCTGGACCCACCTGCTGGCCgccctggtgctgctgctgcGGCTGGCCATCTTTGTGGGGACCGTGGACTTCCGGGGAGACCCCCATGCCCTGCCGCTCTTCATTATTGTCCTCGCCTCCTTCACCTACCTCTCCCTCAGTGCCTTGGCTCACCTCCTACAGGCCAAGTCCGAGTTCTGGCATTACAGCTTCTTCTTCCTGGACTATGTAGGTGTAGCCGTGTACCAGTTTGGCAGTGCCCTGGCGCATTTCTACTATGCCATTGAGCCTGCCTGGCACGCCCAAGTGCAGACCATTTTCCTGCCCATGGCTGCCTTTCTCGCTTGGCTGTCCTGCACTGGCTCCTGCTACAGCAAGTACATCCAGAGGCCCGGCTTGCTGGGCCGCACTTGCCAGGAGGTGCCCTCAGCACTGGCCTATGCGCTGGACATCAGCCCTGTGGCACACCGCATCCTGGTGTCCCCCAGCCCTACCCTGGACGACCCTGCTCTTCTCTACCACAAGTGCCAGGTCGTCTTCTTCCTGCTGGCTGCTGCTTTTTTCTCAGCTTTCATGCCTGAGCGCTGGTTCCCTGGCAGCTGCCACATGTTTGGGCAGGGCCACCAGGTCTTCCACGTCTTCTTGGTGCTGTGCACGCTGGCTCAGCTGGAGGCTGTGGCGCTGGACTACGAGGCCCGGCGGCCCATCTATGAGCCACTGCACACCCGCTGGCCCCACGACTTTGCCGGCCTCTTCCTGCTCACTGTGGGCAGCAGTGTCCTCACGGCATTCCTCCTGAGCCAGCTGGTACAGCGGAAACTCAATCGGAAGACCCAGTGA